A single window of Pectobacterium parmentieri DNA harbors:
- a CDS encoding glycyl-radical enzyme activating protein yields the protein MLRENNCGAAELSAMNKSLLHSEILTGWVFNTQRYSLHDGVGIRTVVFLKGCPLRCEWCSNPESQSGKPEIAVDVRKCLGGTICGLCESQCQTAALSYTPTGEICLDRHLCSNCLTCTTHCPTQALHGFGEPMTVRQVLDIVESDSIFYRRSGGGLTLSGGEPLMQGMFALALLQEAKRRHIGTLLETCGDGHWSDLCQIANYTDAIYFDVKSMNDVQHRRFTRRGNHRILNNLLQLRQAFPHLPIHVRTPLIPRFNANWHDIQAIIDFILPLSQVSYEILPYHRLGRDKYRLLGRDYLPAEQLLCDEVGADIIQQAKTRCGERYGAPMA from the coding sequence ATGTTGAGGGAAAATAACTGCGGTGCTGCTGAATTAAGTGCGATGAATAAATCGCTACTTCATTCCGAAATACTGACGGGCTGGGTATTTAATACCCAGCGTTATTCTCTGCATGACGGTGTGGGTATCCGTACGGTGGTGTTTCTGAAAGGCTGCCCGCTACGTTGTGAGTGGTGCAGCAATCCAGAATCCCAGAGCGGCAAGCCAGAAATCGCTGTTGATGTTCGCAAATGTCTGGGCGGTACGATCTGTGGTTTGTGTGAGTCCCAGTGCCAGACAGCGGCGCTTAGCTATACGCCAACCGGAGAGATATGCCTCGATCGCCACCTCTGTTCCAACTGTTTGACGTGCACGACCCACTGCCCAACGCAGGCTTTGCATGGTTTTGGCGAGCCGATGACGGTGCGCCAGGTTCTGGATATCGTCGAGTCTGATAGTATTTTTTATCGGCGTTCTGGTGGGGGATTAACGCTGAGCGGTGGAGAACCGTTGATGCAGGGGATGTTTGCGCTGGCACTATTGCAGGAAGCCAAAAGAAGGCATATCGGCACGCTATTGGAAACCTGTGGTGATGGACACTGGTCTGATTTATGCCAGATTGCCAATTACACTGACGCCATTTATTTCGACGTGAAGAGTATGAATGACGTGCAGCATCGTCGGTTTACCCGACGTGGCAATCACCGCATCCTGAACAATTTATTACAGTTGCGGCAAGCGTTTCCTCACTTACCTATTCATGTTCGCACACCGTTGATCCCAAGATTTAATGCTAACTGGCATGATATCCAAGCGATTATTGATTTCATTCTGCCACTGTCACAAGTTAGCTACGAAATTTTGCCGTATCACCGTTTAGGCCGAGACAAATATCGCCTGCTGGGGCGAGACTATTTACCAGCGGAACAACTGCTTTGTGATGAGGTGGGTGCCGATATTATTCAGCAAGCCAAAACTCGCTGTGGTGAGCGTTATGGTGCGCCAATGGCATGA
- a CDS encoding IdsF gives MIFSRASYNLPLFLLKMAAFLLLVLVFPAKAEEEIKEKYLFSFKTYKSNCILRVNDLPAADNALVYSKTMSAGFNLTAFLENGNNDIELLMGPQNHKDPKTLYPDSSCQVIVTKDTETTSTEIANFKLTVNEKGEITASDSATAANSSTVFEGYTKNEKDYGFYKVRGSLKAAGLPRWSWVNATPVTENDLQKIKVAYTDIWMMMKDRDIEGLKKITQISNQEMAFAEGSNTGMMFISTDFPQHVIDKQFTPAPIEWNDYKLRTYRGGRLFRLGVGFFQISPLQFNDFHGEAVFSYNPYFSIIDGKVTLVR, from the coding sequence GTGATTTTTAGTAGAGCGTCTTATAATCTACCTCTATTCTTATTGAAGATGGCAGCGTTTTTACTGTTAGTGTTAGTTTTTCCGGCCAAGGCTGAAGAAGAGATAAAAGAAAAATATCTGTTTTCTTTTAAAACCTATAAAAGCAACTGTATTTTACGGGTCAACGATCTTCCCGCGGCTGATAATGCCTTGGTTTATTCCAAAACAATGTCGGCGGGGTTTAATTTGACGGCGTTTTTAGAAAATGGAAACAATGATATTGAGCTTCTGATGGGGCCACAGAATCATAAAGATCCCAAAACCCTGTATCCAGACTCATCCTGCCAGGTGATTGTTACTAAAGATACGGAGACAACCAGTACCGAAATCGCCAACTTTAAATTAACTGTGAATGAAAAAGGTGAAATTACAGCGAGTGATTCTGCCACGGCAGCCAATAGTTCGACAGTGTTTGAAGGCTATACCAAAAATGAAAAAGACTATGGCTTCTATAAAGTCAGAGGGAGTCTGAAGGCTGCTGGTTTACCACGTTGGTCGTGGGTCAATGCCACCCCGGTGACAGAAAATGACCTGCAAAAAATTAAAGTAGCCTATACCGATATCTGGATGATGATGAAAGATCGTGATATTGAAGGCCTGAAGAAAATCACACAGATATCGAATCAGGAAATGGCTTTTGCGGAAGGATCCAATACGGGGATGATGTTTATTTCTACCGATTTTCCACAGCACGTCATCGATAAACAATTCACCCCCGCTCCGATTGAGTGGAATGATTATAAATTGAGAACATATCGAGGTGGACGTCTTTTCCGATTGGGGGTAGGATTTTTTCAAATATCCCCATTACAATTCAATGATTTTCATGGGGAAGCCGTCTTCAGTTACAATCCTTATTTCTCAATAATAGATGGCAAGGTGACGCTGGTGAGATAA
- the hpsG gene encoding (2S)-3-sulfopropanediol dehydratase, with amino-acid sequence MSQSATVLSPQESRLLQNGDVPRNKKLSRTDTILEHIQQGSPSIDVDRARYFTESMRVTEGQMLILRWAKAMYHIAENITVYIDDEQLIVGRAGKQGRYGILYPELDGDFLDAAISQLPLRQESPFTIDERDCAVIHDEISPYWQGKTYHEHLSQALPEETLRLTYDPADRQTSRFIVNETSSFRSSIQWVHDYEKVLQRGFKGIRQDAEQRLAELDPFNPVESMEKAPFLQAIVIAADAIVLWAKRHAQLAKELAEKERDPQRQLELLDIAERCEWVPENPARDFRDALQSQWFTQLFSRLEQKTGTIISNGRMDQYLFPYYQRDIKRGVLDDEQALEWLSCMWVAMAQFVDLYISPTGGAFNEGYAHWEAVTIGGQTSEGMDATNALSHLFLRSKREFPLHYPDLAARIHNRTPAHFLHDIAETIKEGTGFPKLINDEEVVPLLLSKGADFSQAYDYAVSGCAECRMPNRDTYTSPCAYINFPAALEMTLYNGRMQRHGTELLGLETGDPRDFSSWEDFWQAYIKQHNNFLRHAFIQQKIIIDLRAKHFAWPLGSALHDLSMAACKDIHQPVIEGGIDLGYFEFMGYGTVIDSLVAIKKLVYEDQRITMSQLLEALEDNFTHHQVLRALLASAPKYGNNDPYADAIGKTLDKVCLDFTRKYSKTLGVHLDLRLVPFTSHVPFGKVVHATPNGRKAWMPLSDGSSASQGCDAKGPTAVLLSNYQTKNYQFSERAARLLNIKFTPSIVAGEEGTRKLCDLIRSWCDLKLWHVQFNVINRETLLAAKADPERYRGLIVRIAGYSAYFTDLSPDLQDDLIARTGHEMF; translated from the coding sequence ATGAGCCAGAGCGCAACGGTGTTGAGTCCGCAGGAGTCTCGTCTTCTGCAAAACGGTGATGTACCGCGGAATAAAAAGCTGAGTAGAACCGATACGATATTGGAACACATTCAGCAGGGAAGCCCCAGTATTGACGTAGATCGTGCTCGCTATTTCACCGAGTCGATGCGCGTGACTGAAGGGCAAATGCTGATCCTACGCTGGGCTAAGGCGATGTATCATATTGCCGAGAACATTACGGTCTATATCGATGATGAACAACTGATCGTCGGGCGAGCAGGGAAGCAGGGACGTTACGGTATTTTGTATCCTGAGTTGGATGGCGATTTTCTTGATGCTGCTATCAGCCAGCTTCCCCTGCGTCAGGAATCCCCGTTTACTATTGATGAAAGGGACTGCGCCGTAATCCACGATGAGATTTCCCCCTATTGGCAGGGGAAAACTTACCATGAACATTTATCGCAGGCATTGCCGGAAGAAACGTTACGCCTGACCTACGATCCAGCAGATCGCCAGACTTCGCGATTTATCGTCAATGAAACCTCTTCCTTTCGTTCATCCATACAATGGGTGCATGATTATGAAAAGGTCTTACAGCGAGGCTTTAAAGGGATTCGGCAGGACGCAGAGCAACGTCTGGCAGAACTTGATCCGTTTAATCCTGTTGAAAGCATGGAGAAAGCGCCATTTTTACAGGCGATCGTTATCGCCGCCGACGCGATCGTACTGTGGGCTAAACGCCATGCACAGCTAGCCAAGGAATTAGCGGAAAAAGAGCGAGATCCCCAGCGGCAGTTGGAGTTGTTGGATATTGCCGAGCGTTGTGAATGGGTGCCGGAAAACCCAGCGCGGGATTTCCGCGATGCGCTGCAATCGCAGTGGTTTACCCAACTTTTTTCTCGTCTGGAGCAGAAGACCGGTACAATTATTTCTAATGGTCGCATGGATCAATATCTCTTTCCTTACTATCAGCGGGATATTAAACGGGGCGTGCTGGACGATGAACAGGCATTGGAGTGGTTGTCCTGCATGTGGGTTGCGATGGCGCAGTTTGTTGACTTGTATATCTCACCCACTGGCGGTGCTTTTAATGAGGGCTACGCACACTGGGAAGCGGTGACAATCGGTGGGCAGACGTCGGAAGGGATGGATGCCACCAATGCTTTATCCCATCTGTTTCTACGCTCCAAGCGCGAGTTCCCTTTGCATTATCCCGATCTGGCAGCACGTATTCATAATCGAACTCCCGCACATTTTCTCCACGATATTGCGGAGACGATTAAGGAAGGCACAGGCTTTCCAAAATTGATTAATGATGAAGAAGTCGTTCCCTTGTTGTTGTCCAAGGGGGCCGATTTTTCTCAGGCCTATGATTATGCGGTTTCAGGTTGCGCCGAGTGCAGGATGCCAAACCGCGACACCTATACCAGCCCTTGCGCTTACATCAATTTTCCTGCGGCGTTAGAAATGACGCTTTATAACGGTAGGATGCAGCGTCACGGCACGGAATTGCTTGGCTTGGAAACGGGCGATCCACGCGATTTCTCCTCATGGGAGGATTTCTGGCAGGCATATATCAAACAGCATAATAATTTTCTTCGTCATGCTTTTATCCAGCAAAAGATCATTATTGATTTGCGTGCTAAACATTTCGCCTGGCCGCTGGGATCGGCATTACATGATTTGTCTATGGCTGCCTGTAAAGATATTCACCAGCCAGTGATTGAAGGCGGGATTGATTTAGGCTATTTCGAGTTTATGGGCTATGGAACGGTCATTGATTCGCTGGTAGCCATTAAAAAATTGGTTTACGAAGATCAGCGAATCACCATGTCTCAGTTGTTAGAGGCGCTGGAAGATAATTTTACGCATCATCAGGTGTTGCGCGCGCTGCTGGCTAGTGCGCCCAAATATGGTAATAACGACCCTTATGCCGATGCGATTGGTAAGACCCTGGATAAAGTCTGCCTGGATTTTACCCGCAAATATTCAAAAACGCTTGGTGTACACCTTGACCTCAGATTGGTGCCTTTCACTTCCCATGTGCCGTTTGGCAAAGTGGTGCACGCCACACCAAATGGTCGTAAAGCCTGGATGCCGCTGTCCGATGGATCCTCTGCCTCGCAGGGATGTGATGCAAAAGGGCCGACGGCGGTGCTGCTGTCTAATTATCAGACCAAGAATTATCAGTTTAGCGAACGAGCGGCTCGTTTGCTGAATATCAAGTTCACGCCATCGATTGTTGCTGGCGAGGAGGGAACTCGTAAACTGTGCGATTTAATCCGTTCCTGGTGCGACCTGAAATTATGGCATGTGCAGTTTAACGTGATTAACCGAGAAACGCTGCTGGCTGCAAAAGCCGACCCCGAACGTTATCGTGGGTTGATTGTGCGTATCGCGGGTTACAGCGCTTATTTCACCGATCTGTCACCGGATTTACAGGATGATCTGATCGCCCGAACCGGGCATGAAATGTTTTAG
- a CDS encoding methylthioribulose 1-phosphate dehydratase, with protein sequence MTENQQLTALLAACHWIGEKGWCPATGGNMSVRLDDAQCLITESGKDKGSLQAEDFLLVEIATNHVPSGRTPSAETGLHTLLYRRELTIGAVLHTHSVNATVLSRVEKGAELVLHGYEMQKSLAGQTTHLDRVAIPIFDNDQDIPALAQRVTEYASHTPLRYGFLVRGHGLYCWGATVKEARRHLEGLEFLFQCELQRRLLEAKA encoded by the coding sequence ATGACTGAAAATCAACAATTGACGGCGCTGCTTGCGGCCTGCCACTGGATAGGTGAGAAGGGCTGGTGTCCCGCGACGGGTGGCAATATGTCCGTGCGGCTTGATGACGCGCAGTGCCTGATTACCGAATCGGGTAAAGATAAAGGCAGCCTTCAGGCAGAGGATTTCCTGCTGGTGGAGATTGCTACAAACCATGTGCCGAGCGGCCGCACGCCATCGGCGGAAACGGGGCTGCATACGCTGCTGTACCGTCGTGAGCTAACCATTGGTGCGGTGCTGCATACCCACTCGGTGAATGCGACGGTGCTGTCTCGGGTAGAGAAGGGCGCTGAACTGGTGCTGCACGGCTACGAAATGCAAAAATCGCTGGCGGGGCAAACCACGCATTTGGATCGTGTGGCGATCCCGATTTTCGATAACGATCAGGATATTCCGGCGCTGGCGCAGCGGGTAACCGAATACGCCAGCCACACGCCGCTGCGCTACGGCTTTCTGGTACGCGGCCACGGTCTTTACTGCTGGGGCGCAACAGTGAAAGAAGCGCGCCGTCATCTGGAAGGGTTAGAGTTCCTGTTTCAGTGCGAATTGCAGCGCCGACTGCTGGAGGCGAAAGCATGA
- a CDS encoding amidohydrolase, translating into MSTLKISLLQQPLVWRNGEANLRHFDALLEEMSGRDVIVLPEMFTTGFAMEAARGSLEQSVVEAWLRQWAKKTNALIGGSVAVNTSKGAVNRFLLVDPHGVVHHYDKRHLFRMADEHQHYQAGTERLTLEWRGWRICPMICYDLRFPVWSRNRQDYDLALYVANWPAPRAAHWQTLLAARAIENQAYVAGCNRIGTDGNGHSYRGDSLIINAQGEILASAAPNQPARLDAELSLEALQSYRESFPAWRDADRFTL; encoded by the coding sequence ATGTCAACTTTAAAGATTTCATTGCTGCAACAGCCATTAGTCTGGCGCAATGGAGAAGCCAACCTGCGCCACTTCGATGCCTTATTGGAGGAGATGAGCGGGCGTGATGTCATTGTGCTACCGGAAATGTTCACCACCGGTTTTGCGATGGAAGCCGCCAGAGGCAGTCTGGAGCAATCAGTCGTCGAGGCGTGGCTGCGCCAATGGGCGAAAAAGACCAATGCGCTGATCGGTGGCAGCGTGGCGGTAAATACGTCGAAAGGTGCGGTGAACCGGTTCCTGCTGGTCGATCCGCATGGCGTGGTGCATCACTACGATAAACGCCATCTGTTCCGCATGGCGGATGAACACCAGCACTATCAGGCGGGTACGGAGCGGCTCACCCTTGAGTGGCGCGGCTGGCGCATCTGCCCGATGATCTGCTACGACCTGCGTTTCCCAGTATGGTCGCGCAACCGGCAAGACTACGATCTGGCACTATATGTTGCCAACTGGCCCGCTCCACGCGCGGCACACTGGCAGACGCTGCTGGCGGCACGTGCCATTGAGAATCAGGCCTATGTTGCAGGTTGCAACCGTATCGGCACTGACGGCAACGGCCACAGCTACCGTGGCGATAGCCTGATTATTAACGCTCAAGGGGAAATTCTGGCCTCTGCCGCCCCCAATCAGCCCGCCCGTCTGGACGCCGAACTGTCGCTGGAAGCGCTGCAAAGCTACCGGGAATCCTTTCCTGCGTGGCGCGATGCCGATCGGTTTACGCTGTAA
- a CDS encoding 1,2-dihydroxy-3-keto-5-methylthiopentene dioxygenase, giving the protein MSGLTIFSDSDASQPIWQSQDADAVKKQLNDIGVRFERWEASQKLSDAPSSEEVLAVYQHEIDKLVAEKGYQSWDVISMRSDNPQRAELRTKFLSEHVHHEDEVRFFVEGAGLFCLHLNGRVYQILCEKNDLLSVPAGTAHWFDMGPEPHFTAIRLFDNPEGWIAHFTGDKIADVYPKLER; this is encoded by the coding sequence ATGAGTGGATTAACCATTTTTAGCGACAGCGATGCAAGCCAGCCGATTTGGCAAAGTCAGGATGCCGACGCGGTTAAGAAACAACTGAATGATATCGGTGTACGTTTTGAGCGTTGGGAAGCCAGCCAGAAGCTGAGTGATGCGCCATCGTCCGAGGAAGTGTTGGCGGTGTATCAGCATGAAATCGATAAGCTGGTGGCAGAAAAAGGCTATCAAAGCTGGGATGTGATCAGCATGCGTTCGGACAATCCGCAGCGTGCGGAACTGCGGACCAAATTTTTATCCGAGCATGTCCACCACGAAGATGAAGTGCGCTTTTTTGTGGAAGGCGCAGGGTTGTTTTGCCTGCATCTGAACGGCAGGGTTTACCAGATCCTGTGTGAGAAGAATGATCTGCTATCTGTACCCGCAGGCACGGCGCACTGGTTTGATATGGGACCGGAGCCGCACTTTACCGCAATCCGCCTGTTCGATAACCCGGAAGGCTGGATCGCCCATTTTACCGGCGACAAGATCGCCGATGTGTATCCGAAGTTGGAGCGCTAA
- a CDS encoding pyridoxal phosphate-dependent aminotransferase, which translates to MSAALIPDSKLPSLGTTIFTQMSALAQQHQAINLSQGFPDFDGPAYLQQRLAYHVSQGANQYAPMTGVAPLRQAIAEKTEELYGWRPDADSEVTVTAGATEALFAAIAALVRPGDEVICFDPSYDSYAPAVTLAGGVLKRIALQPPAFRVDWSHFADLLSARTRLVILNTPHNPSATVWQKNDFEQLWQAIAARDIFVLSDEVYEHICFDSGGHASVLAHPSLRQRAIAVSSFGKTFHMTGWKVGYCVAPAALSAEVRKVHQYLTFSVNTPAQFAIADMLREQPQHWRELPDFYRARRDRFINALAGSRFEILPCEGTYFLLADYRAISALDDVSFCRWLTEHVGVAAIPLSVFCADPFPHTLIRLCFAKQEATLDAAAERLCQL; encoded by the coding sequence ATGAGCGCCGCTCTGATCCCCGACAGTAAACTGCCTTCGCTGGGCACCACCATTTTTACCCAGATGAGCGCACTGGCCCAACAGCATCAGGCCATCAATCTATCACAAGGTTTCCCTGATTTTGACGGCCCGGCGTATTTACAACAGCGGCTGGCGTATCACGTCAGTCAGGGCGCAAACCAATACGCACCGATGACCGGCGTTGCACCGTTGCGTCAGGCAATTGCCGAAAAAACGGAAGAACTGTACGGCTGGCGACCGGATGCCGATAGCGAAGTGACCGTCACCGCAGGGGCAACTGAAGCGCTGTTTGCCGCTATTGCCGCACTGGTTCGCCCCGGTGACGAAGTGATTTGTTTCGATCCCAGCTATGACAGCTATGCGCCGGCTGTCACATTGGCTGGTGGCGTACTCAAACGCATCGCCTTGCAGCCGCCGGCGTTTCGCGTGGACTGGTCACATTTTGCCGACTTGCTGAGCGCTCGCACACGGCTGGTCATCCTGAATACGCCGCACAACCCGTCCGCCACCGTGTGGCAGAAAAACGATTTTGAGCAGTTGTGGCAGGCGATTGCCGCACGTGACATTTTCGTGCTGAGTGATGAAGTCTACGAGCACATCTGTTTCGACAGCGGCGGGCACGCCAGCGTGCTGGCCCATCCCTCACTGCGCCAACGCGCAATTGCCGTTTCCTCGTTCGGTAAAACGTTCCACATGACCGGCTGGAAAGTCGGTTATTGCGTCGCACCAGCCGCCTTAAGCGCGGAAGTCCGTAAGGTTCACCAATATCTGACGTTCTCCGTGAACACGCCCGCGCAGTTCGCGATTGCCGATATGCTGCGTGAACAACCGCAACACTGGCGCGAACTGCCCGATTTTTACCGCGCACGTCGCGATCGCTTCATCAATGCGCTTGCAGGCAGCCGTTTTGAAATTCTGCCCTGCGAGGGCACCTACTTCCTGCTGGCGGACTATCGGGCGATTTCAGCTCTGGACGATGTCAGCTTCTGCCGCTGGCTGACCGAGCACGTTGGCGTCGCGGCCATTCCGCTGTCAGTCTTTTGCGCCGATCCGTTCCCACATACGTTGATTCGGCTATGCTTTGCTAAACAGGAAGCAACGTTGGATGCCGCTGCGGAGCGTTTATGTCAACTTTAA
- a CDS encoding IdsF: MIFSRASYNLPLFLLKMATFLLLALVFPAKADEMSSEKYLFSFKTYKSTCILRVNDLPAVDNTTIDSGTISAGFNLTAFLENGKNDIELLMAPQYHEDPETLYPDSSCQVIVTKDTETTSTEVANFKLTVNEKGEITASDSATTANSSKIFEGYTKNEKDYGFYKVRGRLKATGLPRWSWVNATPVTENDLQKIKVAYTDIWMMMKDRDIEGLKKVTQISNQEMAFAEGSNTGMMFISTDFPQHVIDKQLTPVPIEWDKYKIIRYRDGRLFRLAIGFFQNSPLKFKNSNGDVVFTYNPYFSIIDGKVTLVR, from the coding sequence GTGATTTTTAGTAGAGCGTCTTATAATCTACCTCTATTTTTATTGAAGATGGCAACGTTTTTGCTGTTAGCATTAGTTTTTCCAGCCAAGGCTGACGAAATGAGTAGTGAAAAGTATCTTTTTTCTTTTAAAACCTATAAAAGTACCTGTATTTTACGGGTCAACGATCTACCAGCAGTTGATAATACAACAATTGACTCTGGTACCATATCTGCAGGGTTTAACCTGACGGCATTTTTAGAAAATGGAAAAAATGATATCGAGTTGTTGATGGCTCCACAGTACCATGAAGATCCTGAAACTCTGTATCCAGACTCATCCTGTCAGGTGATTGTTACTAAGGATACGGAGACAACCAGTACTGAAGTCGCCAACTTTAAATTAACTGTGAATGAAAAAGGTGAAATTACAGCGAGTGATTCTGCCACGACAGCTAATAGTTCAAAGATATTCGAAGGCTATACCAAAAATGAAAAAGACTATGGATTTTATAAAGTCAGAGGTCGTCTGAAAGCCACTGGTTTGCCTCGCTGGTCGTGGGTCAATGCCACTCCGGTTACGGAAAATGATTTGCAAAAGATCAAGGTGGCCTATACGGACATCTGGATGATGATGAAAGATCGTGATATTGAAGGCCTGAAAAAAGTCACACAGATCTCGAATCAGGAGATGGCCTTTGCGGAAGGCTCTAATACGGGGATGATGTTTATTTCTACCGATTTTCCGCAGCATGTGATTGATAAGCAGCTTACACCGGTTCCTATTGAATGGGATAAATACAAGATCATTAGATACCGCGATGGGCGACTTTTTCGCCTTGCAATTGGATTCTTCCAGAATTCACCACTGAAATTCAAAAATTCTAACGGTGATGTTGTTTTTACTTATAACCCTTATTTCTCAATAATAGATGGTAAGGTGACGCTGGTGAGGTAA
- a CDS encoding IdsF, whose product MINWKNMNLNIGLILFNVCFFFCLLVTYPVRADEMSSEKYIFSFKTYKSTCLLRVNDFPAIDNTEMDSVAISAGFNLTAFLENGNNDIELLMGPLDHKDSKTLYPDSSCQVIVTKDTETTSTEIANFKLSVNEKGEITANNSATAANSSTVFEGYTKNEKDYGFYKVRGRLKAASLPRWSWVNATPVTENDLKKIKIAYTDIWMMMKDRDIEGLKKVTQISNQEMAFAEGSNTGMMFISTDFPQHVIDKKLTPLPIDWSKYKIIKYRDGRLFRLGVGFFQNSPLRFINEEGKIVFAYRPYFSIIDGKVTLVR is encoded by the coding sequence ATGATAAATTGGAAAAATATGAATCTAAACATCGGTTTAATATTATTTAATGTGTGTTTTTTCTTTTGCCTATTAGTGACATATCCAGTTAGGGCTGATGAAATGAGTAGTGAAAAATATATTTTCTCTTTTAAAACTTATAAAAGCACTTGCCTTCTTCGGGTAAATGATTTCCCTGCTATTGATAATACAGAAATGGATTCTGTAGCTATATCGGCAGGATTTAACCTGACGGCATTTTTAGAAAATGGAAATAATGATATTGAATTACTAATGGGGCCACTGGATCATAAAGATTCTAAGACTCTGTATCCTGATTCATCCTGTCAGGTGATTGTTACTAAGGATACGGAGACAACCAGTACCGAAATCGCCAACTTTAAATTAAGCGTGAATGAAAAAGGTGAAATTACAGCGAATAATTCTGCCACGGCAGCCAATAGTTCGACAGTGTTTGAAGGCTATACCAAAAATGAAAAAGACTATGGCTTCTATAAAGTCAGAGGCCGTCTGAAGGCCGCTAGTTTGCCCCGTTGGTCGTGGGTCAATGCCACTCCGGTGACAGAAAACGACCTGAAAAAAATTAAAATAGCCTATACTGATATCTGGATGATGATGAAAGATCGTGATATTGAAGGCCTGAAAAAAGTTACACAGATCTCGAATCAGGAGATGGCCTTCGCGGAAGGATCTAATACAGGGATGATGTTTATTTCTACCGATTTCCCGCAGCATGTGATTGATAAAAAACTTACTCCTCTTCCAATTGATTGGAGTAAATATAAAATAATCAAGTATCGTGATGGGCGATTATTTCGTTTAGGCGTGGGTTTTTTCCAAAACTCGCCATTAAGATTTATAAATGAGGAAGGGAAGATTGTTTTTGCTTACAGGCCTTATTTCTCAATAATAGATGGTAAAGTGACTTTGGTAAGGTAA
- the mtnC gene encoding acireductone synthase, with translation MINAIVTDIEGTTSDIRFVHRVLFPYARARLADTVRQHGNYSEIAQALNALRQELAQPDADSETLITALNQFMDEDRKSTALKQLQGIIWRAGYLNGDFQGHLYPEVAEQLAAWQQQGLRLYVYSSGSVEAQQLLFGYSNAGDLRPLFSDYFDTRVGAKRETDSYRTIAHAIGLPAEQLLFLSDIRQELDAAQEAGWHTCQLIRDDADSVSRHRQVARFDQIDLPEYAK, from the coding sequence ATGATTAACGCAATTGTGACAGATATTGAAGGCACCACCAGCGACATCCGTTTTGTTCACCGCGTGCTGTTTCCCTATGCCCGTGCGCGGCTGGCTGACACGGTGCGACAGCATGGTAACTATTCTGAGATCGCGCAGGCGCTGAACGCCTTACGTCAGGAATTGGCTCAGCCTGATGCGGATAGCGAGACGTTGATTACCGCCCTGAATCAGTTTATGGATGAAGATCGTAAATCTACGGCGCTGAAGCAGCTACAAGGCATTATCTGGCGCGCGGGCTATCTTAATGGTGATTTTCAGGGGCATCTGTACCCTGAAGTGGCAGAACAGCTTGCGGCATGGCAGCAGCAAGGTCTTCGCCTGTATGTTTACTCATCAGGCTCGGTGGAAGCGCAGCAACTGCTGTTCGGTTACAGCAATGCGGGTGACTTGCGACCGCTGTTTAGCGACTATTTTGATACTCGCGTCGGTGCGAAGCGAGAGACGGATTCTTATCGCACCATTGCGCACGCCATCGGACTGCCTGCTGAGCAACTGTTGTTCCTATCGGATATTCGTCAGGAGTTGGATGCTGCGCAGGAAGCCGGTTGGCACACCTGCCAGCTTATTCGCGATGATGCGGATAGTGTAAGCCGTCACCGTCAGGTGGCACGTTTTGACCAGATCGACTTACCGGAGTATGCCAAATGA